In Plasmodium yoelii strain 17X genome assembly, chromosome: 6, one DNA window encodes the following:
- a CDS encoding tRNAHis guanylyltransferase, putative: MANSKFAYVKLFEEEKKILLNCYFVVRIDGSDFKKFIKQHEYIKPNDLRGLNLMNECAINVLKNYDEIDFCYGHSDEFSFLFRKSTKLWNRRHDKILTNVVSYFTSSFLFNWKKYFPNKELIYPPSFDARIIVYPTEDEIKDYFSWRQADCHINTQYNECFWNLVLKSNYTHEEAYKFLLTTQTKDKNELLFTRFNINYNNIPEIFRRGTIIIRNKNYKKNTTQHIQHNDKHIDYMKREQNKEELKKKIDPHLYKENTDTDLWDMPNVETVNTNTKENKTNDNNDSNNDQRNMLDKFIVTHENLIAETFWNKYNFVFKKKKELKCIK, translated from the coding sequence ATGGCTAACAGCAAATTTGCGTAtgtaaaattatttgaagaagaaaaaaaaatattattgaatTGCTATTTTGTTGTAAGAATAGATGGAAgtgattttaaaaaatttataaaacaaCATGAATATATTAAGCCAAATGATTTAAGAGGACTAAATTTAATGAACGAATGTGCAattaatgttttaaaaaattatgatgaaaTAGATTTTTGTTATGGACATTCAGATGAATTTAGTTTTTTATTTAGGAAGTCTACAAAATTATGGAATAGAAGAcatgataaaatattaactAATGTAGTATCATATTTTACatcatcttttttatttaattggaaaaaatattttcctaATAAAGAGTTAATATATCCGCCATCATTTGATGCAAGAATAATTGTATATCCAACAgaagatgaaataaaagatTATTTTTCATGGCGCCAAGCAGATTGTCATATAAATACACAATATAATGAATGTTTTTGGAATTTAGTTTTAAAGAGTAATTACACACATGAAGAAgcttataaatttttattaacgaCACAAACAAAAGATAAAAAcgaattattatttacccgtttcaatattaattataataatattcccGAAATTTTTAGACGGGGTACTATAATaattagaaataaaaattacaaaaaaaatacaaccCAACATATACAACACAATGATAAACATATAGACTATATGAAAAGGGAACAAAATAAggaagaattaaaaaaaaaaatcgatcCACATCTTTATAAAGAGAATACAGATACTGACTTATGGGATATGCCAAATGTAGAAACTGTTAACACTAATACCAAGGAAAATAAGACCAAcgataataatgatagtaataatgatcaAAGAAACATGTTGGATAAATTTATAGTAACTCATGAAAATTTGATTGCTGAAACATTTtggaataaatataattttgtttttaaaaaaaaaaaggaattaaaatgtataaaataa
- a CDS encoding metallo-hydrolase/oxidoreductase, putative, producing the protein MFYYFYNCFFKYLIIIYCVYNISVIVCLRYKNCHFYLSSNNKGDRKCLHNSYKNKKINRKIYVEENKNCLKDDRIDEIVKNCKDGYFENDKKIKIIKTLRSNIDRLFFVNRYLFGNIEHDEQIEQNNKDSDDEELREKKINNYYNYDIKKLENSLNLEPDKTLLNEYIEYIQNIIQKNSILLTDDSFIKDPIHNLIVRWMKSVLIYKEEEDDNFGGEHDDNNDNDDNNSLDVESIARKLILFKTILCNTLKKYKFHDKIIYIDAKTNDIRVKRNVFKDVSGKKSDWKLIFLGTGSMYPSISRGTSSFIFQTTKKKYNEAYLFDCGESTFISLQKANIKISKIKNIFITHLHGDHCLGLISVLTMLKNLKTINIYGPEGIYRFLKNSFNSTYSKRIAKYFVYELKIKGNENSLYVSNPESLNKGINKKNPNDLKYIFKDENNMYKILQTDSIEISGYQIKHTVPTIGYIIKERHSENKFNAEHINEIIKKNYDELKKCKNLDYAPYKIYENVIRKMKSDDILIFPDNSKLSYKNAYKEIHKKRKIVICQDTCDASSLLKDAQDADVLIHEATNSFIDLTDDNMLYNTDVCNHDNCVSSLSIERDKTVGGNGHNNNVNKFEKSEKSEKPEKSEKPEKSEKPEKLDTINYYNKIISDRGHSTSYMAGNFASKIRTNKLILTHFSQRYTGDNKLKNMIIMKKIEDEALEGFYSDKNKSYKDFDKKNINDSERKKSVNLVYISNNSNEQKEANDDAVNDIDGVVNNNSENLNKMKNNFQENDVVAAFDGLVMYVPPQLIFPTSFR; encoded by the coding sequence atgttttattatttttataattgttttttcaaatatttaattataatatactgtgtatataatatttctgTGATAGTTTGTTtaagatataaaaattgtcatttttatttatcatcTAACAATAAAGGAGATCGAAAATGTTTACATAatagttataaaaataaaaaaataaatagaaaaatatatgtagaAGAAAATAAGAACTGTTTAAAAGATGATAGAATTGATGAAATAGTGAAAAATTGTAAGGATGgttattttgaaaatgataaaaaaataaaaattattaaaacattGAGAAGTAATATTGAtagattattttttgttaatagaTATTTATTTGGAAATATAGAACATGATGAACAAattgaacaaaataataaagatagtGATGATGAAGAAttgagagaaaaaaaaataaataattattataattatgatattaaaaaattggaaaatagTTTAAATCTTGAACCAGATAAAACATTATTAAATGAATACATagaatatatacaaaatataattcaaaaaaattcaattttGTTGACTGATGATTCATTTATTAAAGATCCAATTCATAATTTGATAGTAAGATGGATGAAGTCGGTgcttatatataaagaagaagaagatgaCAATTTTGGTGGTGAACATGacgataataatgataatgacgATAATAACAGCTTAGATGTAGAATCCATAGCAAGAAAAttgattttatttaaaacaattttgtgtaatacattaaaaaaatacaaatttcatgataaaataatatatatagatgcAAAAACAAATGATATAAGAGTTAAAAGAAATGTTTTTAAAGATGTTAGTGGAAAAAAAAGTGATTGGAAACTAATATTTTTAGGAACGGGTTCTATGTATCCATCTATTAGTAGAGGAAcatcatcatttatttttcaaaccacaaaaaaaaaatataatgaagcttatttatttgattgtGGGGAAAGTACATTTATATCATTACAAAAagctaatataaaaattagtaagatcaaaaatatatttataacacATCTACATGGAGATCATTGTTTAGGGCTCATATCAGTATTAACGATGTTAAAAAAtctaaaaacaattaatatatatggaCCAGAAGGTATATATAGATTCTTAAAAAATAGTTTTAATTCAACATATTCAAAACGTATAGctaaatattttgtatatgaactaaaaataaaaggaaaTGAAAATAGTTTATATGTTTCGAATCCTGAAAGTTTGAATAaaggaataaataaaaagaacccaaatgatttaaaatatatatttaaagatgaaaataatatgtataaaatattacaaaCTGATTCTATAGAAATAAGTGGATATCAAATAAAACATACAGTCCCAACTATTGGTTACATAATTAAAGAAAGGCATTctgaaaataaatttaatgcagaacatattaatgaaataattaaaaaaaattatgatgaattaaaaaaatgtaaaaatttaGATTATGCcccatataaaatatatgaaaatgttataagaaaaatgaaaagtgatgatatacttatatttccTGACAATTCAAaattaagttataaaaatgCTTATAAAGagatacataaaaaaagaaaaattgtTATATGCCAAGATACTTGTGATGCATCTAGTTTATTAAAAGATGCTCAAGATGCAGATGTGTTAATACATGAAGCAACAAACAGTTTTATCGATTTAACAGATGACAATATGCTTTACAATACAGATGTATGTAACCATGATAATTGTGTTAGTTCTTTATCTATAGAAAGGGATAAAACCGTGGGAGGAAATggtcataataataatgtgaACAAATTTGAAAAATCGGAAAAATCGGAAAAACCTGAAAAATCGGAAAAACCTGAAAAATCGGAAAAACCTGAAAAATTAGAtactataaattattataataaaataatttctgACCGTGGACATTCAACTTCTTATATGGCAGGAAATTTTGCAAGTAAGATTCGAAccaataaattaattttaacaCATTTTTCACAAAGATATACAGGTGATaataaattgaaaaatatgataataatgaaaaaaattgaagaTGAAGCTTTAGAAGGGTTTTATTCTGATAAAAATAAGTCATATAAAGATtttgacaaaaaaaatataaatgattctGAGAGAAAAAAATCTGTAAATTTAGTATACATTTCTAACAATAGTAATGAACAAAAAGAAGCAAATGATGATGCAGTGAATGACATAGATGGGGTAGTGAATAATAATTCAgaaaatttgaataaaatgaaaaataatttccAAGAAAATGATGTAGTAGCAGCTTTTGATGGTCTTGTTATGTATGTTCCACCCCAATTGATTTTTCCCACGTCTTTTagataa
- a CDS encoding dynactin 4, with amino-acid sequence MNDKKNIAIDLGNLISDNYLESYNTVTFQKSEKFNRSDYILTASGNKVCKDSILCGMKNIHMLGKSIIKNEAILRGDLSTLYFGKYVIIGSKTLICPCFMHNNENSEINENSKTNGNSKTNGNSKTNGNIYCDNTKINRSLYVTITIGDNVFIGNECIVKAAFIGNNVMIGNNCVIGERVIIKDNVIIKDNTFIPNDTTIASFSKYSGYPGKFVKELPESVERILKDVSYFHYQNFIPNVTP; translated from the coding sequence atgaatgataaaaaaaatattgcaaTCGATTTAGGAAACTTAATTAGTGACAATTATTTGGAATCCTATAACACAGTGACTTTTCAAAAATCAGAAAAATTTAATCGATCAGATTATATTTTAACAGCGTCAGGAAATAAAGTGTGCAAAGATTCAATATTATGTGgaatgaaaaatatacatatgctaGGAAaatcaattataaaaaatgaagctATACTAAGAGGGGATTTAAGCACCTTGTATTTTGGCAAATATGTTATAATTGGATCGAAAACACTTATATGTCCATGTTTCATgcataataatgaaaatagcgaaattaatgaaaatagcAAAACTAATGGAAATAGCAAAACTAATGGAAATAGCAAAACTAATGGAAATATCTATTGCGATAATACCAAAATAAATCGAAGTTTATATGTTACTATAACAATTGGTGATAATGTTTTTATCGGAAATGAATGTATAGTTAAAGCAGCCTTTATAGGCAATAATGTTATGATAGGTAATAATTGCGTTATAGGGGAACGGGTTATTATTAAAGACAATGTGATAATTAAGGATAATACTTTTATTCCTAATGATACTACTATTGCTTCATTCTCAAAATATTCAGGATATCCTGGAAAATTTGTTAAGGAATTACCCGAATCTGTAGAACGGATTTTAAAAGATGTTTCATATTTTCACTACCAGAATTTTATTCCCAATGTTACCCCATGA
- a CDS encoding proteasome assembly chaperone 4, putative encodes MNGECCQYSETNPNVAFSQETGIKENDINIYRSHKVYMGYLDLYFCVIDFRETIFISVNDNNNELNDLQASYPIKYADADNIICLIGEPHSYGNDVANLLGMKFKIPFYVSVNVDESDENLTNFIFSSCLEIVKPLFENRENKLI; translated from the exons aTGAATGGAGAGTGTTGCCAATATTCAGAAACAAATCCAAATGTAGCTTTTTCTCAAGAAACTGgaattaaagaaaatgacATAAACATTTATAGATCCCATAAAGTTTATATGGGTTATTTGGATTTGTATTTTTGTGTTATTGATTTTAGAGAgacaatatttatttcagTAAATGATAACAATAATGAATTAAACGATTTACAAGCTTCCTACCCgattaaatat gCAGATGCAGACAACATTATTTGCTTGATTGGAGAACCACACTCATATGGAAATGACGTAGCTAATCTTTTGG GAATGAAGTTTAAAATTCCTTTTTATGTGAGTGTCAATGTAGATGAGAGTGATGAAAATTTgactaattttattttttcaagtTGCTTGGAAATAGTAAAACCTTTATTTGAAAACAGAGAAAATAAATTGATATAG
- a CDS encoding protein CPH1, putative — MEFPNDVWFNNKTCQIENLYRKNHTIHYYLKKNDIVTALAEIRKGVSPFIKDECNRTSLDIAIVLFMRKFNEFIFTSLIIDYLYKTKNKTEEVKYRYNCKGILEKYDNKRDYNEYDIFHNNYKITHVNDQDDNFINSILLKKKIKYNSFIIKDYNNNNSEDISNEKYDQKNLFFSFQKTLILNLSKNMKAQLNEILRQARALLFFIKTLSKNIILKKSAKNVIKEEIEKLPFPYFYNVAIHTLFKFFSPERVKVKRKKQKNKKINERKNHTSVSSDISSSSSSTNSSGKGGYNSINGWDVKNPADSRKLITKILTNKLIGNEIIIFIGTFFSYFSNLVFIFGEKIFRTNLITSQYLLHMSFTLDNEYLFNVIINRNNIFNQVQIFDWNKLIDSLLPQQNIMQGYYKPLIYAKLSKSFLDKVKKFYQNKKKKKIQNDYFKNAKIISPHISNLPYIIRPSSIHKTTNILKR; from the coding sequence ATGGAATTTCCAAATGATGTCTGGTTCAATAATAAGACATGTCAAATAGAAAACCTATACAGAAAAAATCACACTatccattattatttaaaaaaaaatgatatagtTACAGCTTTAGCTGAAATAAGAAAAGGGGTATCTCCTTTTATAAAAGATGAATGTAATAGAACATCACTAGACATAGCAATTGTATTGTTTATGAGaaaatttaatgaatttatttttacatcaCTTATCAtagattatttatataaaactaaGAACAAAACTGAAGAAGTgaaatatagatataattGTAAAGGGATATtggaaaaatatgataataaaagagattataatgaatatgatatatttcataataattataaaataacacATGTAAATGATCAggatgataattttataaattccatacttttgaaaaaaaaaataaaatataattcctTCATTATAaaggattataataataataatagtgaaGATATATccaatgaaaaatatgaccaaaaaaatttatttttttcattccaaaaaacattaattttaaatttaagtaaaaatatgaaaGCACAATTAAACGAAATTTTAAGACAAGCAAGAGCTCTTTTATTCTTTATTAAAACCTTAagcaaaaatattatattaaaaaaatctgcaaaaaatgtaattaaaGAAGAAATTGAAAAGTTGCCTTTCCCCTATTTTTACAATGTAGCTATTCACACActttttaagtttttttcGCCTGAACGTGTTAAggtaaaaaggaaaaaacaaaaaaataaaaaaattaatgaacgAAAAAATCACACTAGTGTTAGTAGTGATATAAGCAGTAGTAGTAGTAGTACCAACTCCAGTGGTAAGGGTGGATATAATTCAATAAATGGATGGGATGTAAAAAATCCAGCAGATTCTAGAAAATTAATAACTAAAATACTtacaaacaaattaataggaaacgaaattattatatttataggaacttttttttcatatttttctaatttagtttttatatttggagaaaaaatatttcgcACTAATTTAATAACATCACAATATTTACTTCATATGTCTTTTACTTTAgataatgaatatttatttaacgTAATAATTAACagaaataacatttttaatcaGGTTCAAATATTTGATTGGAATAAATTAATTGATTCTTTATTACCCCAACAAAATATTATGCAAGGATATTATAAGCCTCTAATTTATGCTAAACTAAGCAAATCTTTTTTAGATAAAGTGAAgaaattttatcaaaataaaaagaaaaagaaaatacaaaacgattattttaaaaatgccAAAATTATATCTCCTCACATTTCCAATCTACCATATATAATAAGGCCATCCTCAATACACAAAACCACCAACATTTTGAAAAGATGA
- a CDS encoding erythrocyte membrane protein, whose protein sequence is MKRKTHSKYDDDENKKKSDTKKYEQDRRKRLKGDEKYNERKHGRRSSDRKDDKRKGKINDDSMHDDASYNYHDKNNYDNKKSPSYTNRSKSRERTRNRSRERGRNRSRGRSRDRSRDRSRDRSRDISVNRKRGRYNDQNDNFIQSHSGNYSKRNTKKRSRSRATSQSNSKSGSHSRRHSKYNNRHIDDKKLINNAKFDNKNYSKNRNYNQSASNSVNRKDIINYSNNEYSNKFIQNSYFDKTGNDQNISSAHFYASNNFPYDNNIEDDKYKEGNNNKKKKNKHKDFKNKHGKNKNNNTTNGNMNASANTANPNHMLIYNNGNTIDGVGYDKIIPQNNINNNPINYIHYNNNNNNIPHPMYMNNTVSNDTNFEPNINVDGNIYNDHIPNSMPSGNKLIPPMNNPNLINQHQPNMMGINTVSNHLNPQKNIQSNSSIEPNNMIIPPPPSSDGTFYNNMNIPHSNSRKPLVLIPNDNQIKMGSNPPGFVAPPESIPNHPNMINNMNMSGGINMSNGFNPIGGDIDIKDMKFENQGLNMTNKNLMNNIPPPPDSDLKKNMIMPPNAPPYNENNLTVQGNINIFNNNNSRNIVPPPYGNIGDNNNNMLNQNNKNIQNPNYIPLNIQSNKIMNPNLNMNNVLNVHNTNLNEVYNSNDKDYTSISQYQHNMTPNPMNLPNSYLNNTDSIGNSASNINHNEMNTISGLNMYEDKKHDNPNFIIMKNVDVEGMGIKNNIHTSNTMFIKNQTNYDNNNMGTNNAKMNINYDEEGKEEYDDGVNIMNYHENENEQNKYNENNNDLDYRNKSELTREEKLNEWLETQLNKQTDILQDAMHLILLISSISKKNNTQNKNNTNLMSHRTSFYDNTVLNNFIENIICSEKSDNFLFKEKLSYKLLYINNINKEIKTKIEEIQNIDNSEATQNLEHDTQEDDNMLENFREYILLNHKNNNKDIQNNNEKYIDHFKLDPTNNLDNLFDDLDVDTQENLFEPVQNNETQSKQPSMDKNEEDNKNEEDNRNESGEQNENNFFLNIMKSKLGNTYSIFSKFTNKENIKNDEKNGEKNEEKNEEKNENNIIDQIKINSQEITQETFNYKQYLASILINKISKKKNLNYKNIIINELSNISSDSLFFLNNYNITSDDFVNLY, encoded by the coding sequence ATGAAGAGGAAAACGCATAGTAAatatgatgatgatgaaaataaaaaaaaaagtgatacaaaaaaatatgaacaagatAGGCGAAAAAGACTAAAAGGggatgaaaaatataatgaaaggAAACATGGACGAAGAAGTAGCGATCGAAAAGATGATaaaagaaaaggaaaaataaatgatgataGCATGCATGATGATGCATCATACAATTAtcatgataaaaataattatgacaATAAAAAGTCGCCAAGTTATACGAACAGAAGCAAGAGCAGAGAAAGAACTCGAAATCGGAGCCGAGAAAGAGGAAGAAATAGAAGTAGAGGTAGAAGCAGGGATAGAAGCAGGGATAGAAGCAGGGATAGAAGCAGAGATATATCTGTTAATAGAAAACGAGGTAGATACAATGATCAAAATGACAATTTTATTCAATCACATAGTGGAAATTATTCCAAAcgtaatacaaaaaaaagaagccGAAGTAGAGCAACTAGCCAAAGTAATAGTAAAAGTGGTAGCCATAGTAGGCGACatagtaaatataataatagacatattgatgataaaaaattaataaataatgcaAAGTTTGATaacaaaaattatagtaAAAATCGTAATTATAATCAAAGTGCAAGTAACAGTGTTAATAGAAAAGATATCATAAATTATTCTAATAATGAATATTCAAATAAGTTTATACAAAAttcatattttgataaaactGGAAATGACCAAAACATATCAAGTGCACatttttatgcatctaacaatTTCccttatgataataatattgaagatgataaatataaagaaggaaataataataaaaaaaaaaaaaataaacacaaagattttaaaaataagcatggaaaaaataaaaataataatactacAAATGGGAATATGAATGCGAGTGCAAATACAGCGAACCCAAATCATAtgttaatttataataatggaaatacAATAGATGGAGTTGgttatgataaaataataccacaaaataatattaacaacAATCCGATTAACTATATACattacaataataataataataatatacctCATCCTATGTATATGAATAATACTGTTTCTAACGACACAAATTTTGAACCCAACATAAATGTTgatggaaatatatataacgaTCATATTCCAAATTCAATGCCAAGTGGCAATAAATTAATTCCACCTATGAATAATCCAAATCTAATAAATCAACATCAACCAAATATGATGGGTATAAATACTGTTTCTAACCATTTAAAtccacaaaaaaatattcaatcAAATAGCTCGATAGAACCCAATAATATGATAATCCCTCCTCCACCATCTTCAGATGGaacattttataataacATGAACATACCTCATTCTAATTCTAGAAAACCATTAGTTTTAATACCAAATGATaaccaaataaaaatgggTAGCAATCCTCCAGGTTTTGTGGCTCCTCCTGAATCCATACCAAATCATCCAAACATGATAAACAACATGAACATGTCAGGTGGAATTAACATGTCAAATGGGTTCAATCCAATTGGAGGTGATATAGATATAAAAGATATGAAATTTGAAAATCAAGGATTAAACATGACTAATAAAAACTTAATGAATAATATACCACCACCTCCAGATTCAgatttaaagaaaaatatgataatgcCTCCAAATGCCCCAccatataatgaaaataatttaacagTTCaaggaaatataaatatatttaataataataattctagAAATATAGTTCCACCCCCTTATGGTAATATTggagataataataataatatgttaaatcagaataacaaaaatatacaGAACCCTAATTATATACCATTAAATATACAatctaataaaattatgaatccaaatttaaatatgaaCAATGTATTAAATGTTCATAATACTAATTTAAATGAAGTTTATAATAGTAATGACAAAGATTATACATCTATATCTCAATATCAACATAATATGACACCAAATCCTATGAATCTACCAAATagttatttaaataatactgATTCCATTGGTAATTCTGCATCTAATATAAATCATAATGAAATGAATACAATTTCTGGATTAAATATGTATGAAGATAAAAAACATGATAACcccaattttattataatgaaaaatgtaGATGTAGAAGGGATGGgaatcaaaaataatatacacacATCAAATACtatgtttataaaaaatcaaacaaattatgataataacaatatgGGAACTAATAATGctaaaatgaatataaattatgatgaAGAAGGAAAAGAAGAATATGACGATGGGGTTAACATAATGAATTAtcatgaaaatgaaaatgaacaaaataaatataatgaaaataataatgatttagaTTATCGAAATAAATCTGAACTTACAAGagaagaaaaattaaatgaatgGTTAGAAACAcaattaaataaacaaacaGATATTCTTCAAGATGCAATGCATctaattttgttaatatcttctatctcaaaaaaaaataatacccaaaataaaaataataccaaTCTAATGTCACATCGAACAAGTTTTTATGATAACACAGttttgaataattttatcgaaaatattatttgttcAGAAAAAAGtgacaattttttatttaaagaaaaattatcatataaattactatatataaataatataaataaagaaataaaaacaaaaatcgAAGAAATTCAAAATATTGATAATTCGGAGGCTACTCAAAATCTAGAACATGATACACAAGAAGATGATAACATGTTAGAAAATTTTAgggaatatattttattgaatcataaaaataataataaagatatacaaaataataacgaGAAATATATAGATCATTTTAAACTAGACCCAACAAACAATTTAGACAATCTATTTGATGACTTAGATGTAGATACTCAagaaaatttatttgaaCCCGTTCAAAATAATGAAACTCAATCTAAGCAACCCAGTATGGACAAAAACGAGGAAGATAATAAAAACGAGGAAGATAATCGAAATGAAAGCGgtgaacaaaatgaaaataactttttcttaaatattatgaaatcCAAATTGGGAAACACCTATTCTATTTTTTCGAAATTTACCAATaaggaaaatattaaaaatgacgaaaaaaacggcgaaaaaaatgaagaaaaaaatgaagaaaaaaatgaaaacaacATTATAGATCAgatcaaaataaatagtcAGGAAATAACTCAAGAAACGTTTAACTATAAACAATATCTAGCATCAAtactaataaataaaatatcaaagaaaaaaaatttgaattataaaaatattataatcaaTGAACTTTCGAATATATCTTCagattctttattttttctaaataacTATAATATCACTTCTGATgattttgttaatttatactga